DNA sequence from the Malus domestica chromosome 06, GDT2T_hap1 genome:
GGTGGAAGATTACAAGGCAAAAGTGAGGCTGGCCCCCTCTGTTTTTCTATACATCACTTGTCATATTTCAGATTTTCGATCTTTGGATGTTTCTGAGGATACAACTTGGTCCTGCCATCCTTGAACATACTATAGGCATAGGGATTGCCTTGAAGGTGTTTATAAACAAATCTAAGTCTTAATCCAATCATATGTACGGTCCAATATAATTGGTGAAGACTAACAAGATGGAAGTGAACAGTTGAATGCAGTTTCTTTATAATATACAAGCAATGTCAACTTTAAAGTAATCTAAGAGGGTGTAGTCAAACTTGGAtttgaaatgattttaaaagactttaaaataatcttagtgtagtcaattaaaagattttaaaggattttagaatctattcaaatctaggtgtagtcaattaaaagattttaaaggattttaaaatccatccaaatctaagagtattaaaaaattaagattttggaagatttcaataagttgtggattttgtAGAATTTGAGAGCAAAAAGTATATATAACCAAACTAAAAAGAATCCAACCTCATCCTCTAGGATTTCAAATCCTTTCACCACAATctattcaaattctttaaaatccataTGCCCACGCTTACTCCTGCAATGATTGAATGGACCTTTAATATCTCTCCTTTTTTTGTATGAAAACGAATCCATGAACCTTTTTTCGGTTTTGATTCAACAAGTACTTTTATTCGCATAAAATGTAGGCAGAAGGTTGAAACATGAGGTTTGACTTAGATTCTGCAGTACTTTGATAATAATATTTAACAACTTAACCAAACATTAATTAAACCTTAAACAGCTGAAAATCAACCAAACATTAATTAAACCTTAAACAGCTGAAAATCAATTAGTTCAATGGGCTgcattttcttcctcacaaaacTTCGTGTATTCTTTAGGTCCCAACAAGGATTCTAGTTCTGATGGACTactgggcttgatcttgatcatCCATCCATCTTCATATGGGCTCGAATTGATCTAAATATACCCAAAATAAATTAACGGTTTAGCAGCATAACatgtcaaattgtttgaacAAGAGTACGATACTGTGTCTAAACATGGATGCACTCATGCACGGTAGAACAAATATTTGAACAATAATATATATTGAAAGAAGGATAAGCATTGTtttaggaaaaagaaaaaggaagatgaATTACCAAACCAGGTGATTCAGTAAGCTTTGAGTTAACCTCGACGACTTCGCCGGAGATTGGGGAATTTACATCACTGGTTGCTTTGACACTTTCCACAGCTCCAAAGCTGCCTCCTTGAGAGACTGAGCGACCAGCTTCTGGTAGCTCAACAAACACTACTTCTCCAAGGTGGTCCTGAAACAAAGCTTCATCTGCATCACTCACTCCATGGGCTAATACTTtatcatattatattttattaagtATCGAAATAATATTATGGAAACGAGAATAATTACAATTAATGCTCAAACaatacaattttaaaaaataaaatgattctTTAACCCAATTGCAAAAGACATTGATATTAAAGGTTCAGAGACCAGTGGAAAggatataataattatattaataTATTAACCTGAGCATGATCAGTGATGCCAATTGTTGCCACAGAGCCTTCATGCTTCACCCACTCATGTGAAGATGCATACTTCAATCCATCCAAAACTGCAATATCCAAACATAACCCCCAACATTACAATTCTTTTCAACTTAATTACCCTACAACAACAAATTTTAAAATACCCCAAATACACAGCACTCCTAAAATCACTCTTTTCTTTGACAAACAATGATATTTACACTAAATTAAACCAAACTACGAGGTAGGGGATTCAAACTTAGATGCAAGTTGCAAATGATGGAGCACACTGCTCTAGTCAACTATGCTGAAACCAAGTCTGCATAGCACTCAAATTCTAGTTGAACAAAATTATGCATGCATTGGCTGCATCCTTTGATATAAGTGAAAAGGTAGGCCCTTCTATAATTATAGTTATACCAAACAAATGTAATATGAAGTTGAAGAAAGGTGTGTAATTTACGTACCAGTAGAAAAGCATCTGGAGATAGAAAATGCAGGAGAGAGGTGGGATTTGGAGGCAGTGGAGATTCTGAGTGCATTGGCTGTAGAAGAAGCCCACATTCTCAGTGCCatatttcttctctctctctctgcttaaTTCTATCTCTCTCTGTGTGTGTCTGGTTATCTCAAACCACCAGAGGCTAATATCGAAGAAAGGAGGGAAGGACACACTTCGGATGGGATATGTCGTTTTATCTTGGATGAATGGTTGGCAACAAAAGCCTCATCCCAAGTTTTAAAAACAAAGACccagtttaatttaatttatttttatttttttagttattaTTTTATGAATCTCAACTCAAGTAAACTTGTTTTTAACTTTTAGCTTGTCCTCATCGTCAttgtgaaaaaatgaaatttgagaaAGTGAATATGAATCCCACGTCAAAGAAAGAATGAATTTTATATGTGCTTGTAAGTAGTTGAGTTACTTATCGTATACTAATTTGTTTTATGGTGaaatctaaatttttttatggtATCGAGCAGGTTGTCTCATATCTAAAGTTCAAAAGATCGCACGTGTTGTAAGTCCTCCAATTTGTGTTCTATGTCCTCCAATTTGTGTTGTCCTGTTAGGCTCGAAACTTCGTCCCACGTGATAGGGCGTGTTAAGAGTATGaatctcacattcgagaaagaAAGGATCTTGTATGTGTTTTTAAGTAATTGAACTACTCCTCTTATATTCTCAATTGGTTTTGtaatgaaacctcaactttctgcAAAAATACTTTGTATTTTATGAAACTTGAGAAATTTGGCAGTTGGACTACAACTAAAGTATGTCATTATTTAAGTAGATTTCAAGAGTTTAATTCAAattctaaaataaaaattctaaaTACGTATTATCGAGACATGGCTAATATTCGATTTCAATGTACTATAGGGAAATTAACACAGTAGCAGTGTAGTATAATGACACTTGTATTtagttttttcaattttcttatgaAAGTTAATACTTATGAACAATTTTGTTAGggtgatgttagggagaccaaacttttaaatcaaatgatgtgtcactaataaaaaacaaacacgTTAACCGacatttaattaataatcaaatcatatataaccacatcattttgtttgtaaatttagtttaaaattttagtctccTAGCATTATTTATTTTGCTATTTACGATTAAAAAGTCCTCATGATCTTCTctgtaataatatttttttatagtcttttattttattttttgaattaaaCAAGATAACTTTGTTTCCTAGTAATGAGGATTTAggtactttttatttatttttttacaaataaaaaaaaacttaataagaTAGTTAAGGTTCTGTCGTAAAACAcgactaaggccatctccaaccgaagggtccagagggccagagggccgaaaatagccctaaaaccgtctccaaccgagggctaggccagagggctctggaatctgggagggtcccacgggatcggagagggctggagggctagagggctggctgctttcggccagccagccagccccgggctggctattttttttttaatgtttcctattgctgtcggttaaaaccgacagcattaaagagctttttttttttttaaatagttctactattagtgtcggttataaccgacactaatagtttgaaatgttttttaatgtaacggctagtagccgttggattattaggcctatcttttttttttttttttttaatgaatttaaacttcttcttttttttttaatgaatttaaacttctttttttccctttttttttttccttttcatatgaatcaaattttttttcatattttttttcctataacttctatttcacaaaatttgtttcatattttttttcaattctatttttttcgtataacttcctaggccatttatacaacattaaattgtagtttttaaataataaattatgtttggccctatggccctttggccctctgttggagacggttttttgtgacagggctaaa
Encoded proteins:
- the LOC103409716 gene encoding glycine cleavage system H protein 3, mitochondrial, with product MALRMWASSTANALRISTASKSHLSPAFSISRCFSTVLDGLKYASSHEWVKHEGSVATIGITDHAQDHLGEVVFVELPEAGRSVSQGGSFGAVESVKATSDVNSPISGEVVEVNSKLTESPGLINSSPYEDGWMIKIKPSSPSELESLLGPKEYTKFCEEENAAH